One Misgurnus anguillicaudatus chromosome 22, ASM2758022v2, whole genome shotgun sequence DNA segment encodes these proteins:
- the LOC129431182 gene encoding uncharacterized protein, whose amino-acid sequence MSELTPADRAAAPPSPALSTAEEACPEEKAMVKVEDTEEEASSSDHVLSPVSGSGSVTSSLTEGSSSVVDDWSGVEPLSMEPVLSLPWIGEVVPRDEMKPPATVKEGFPEWKDLWYTVDFSASRKETTTPPSTSAGGTHQENIKDHETKDLKARAEILVFDLVRFSGCGYVSAEFRFKVGRTLVDFALTSEEACSLVRKTLDREMLRLRKEESSPQKLIHLYRFIKRYPMIFVGMKCQLSSWVLEDLYDSDLSSEDESDEVVPAAAPAPADPPAVILPSPPPAPAPAPADTPAVVLASPPPAPAPAPADPPAVILPSPPPAHAPADPPAVILPSPPPAPAPADPPPVLLPSPPPAPADPPAVILPSPPPAPADPPAGVPPSPSVSQPSPPDGSTAPVETPQPQTPPSSQQTSADKVEDKKVETSLPSPPSPPDGSTAPVAPPQPQTPPSSQVDCEHY is encoded by the exons ATGTCTGAATTGACACCAGCTGATCGAGCCGCCGCTCCCCCATCTCCTGCGTTATCAACAGCAGAGGAAGCCT GTCCAGAGGAGAAGGCCATGGTCAAGGTTGAAGACACTGAGGAGGAGGCGTCTTCATCTGATCATGTGCTTTCTCCAGTGTCTGGTTCAGGCTCTGTCACCAGCTCTCTTACTGAAGG GAGTTCCTCTGTTGTTGATGACTGGAGTGGGGTTGAGCCCCTCAGCATGGAACCAGTGCTGTCTCTGCCGTGGATCGGTGAGGTGGTCCCCAGAGATGAAATGAAGCCACCGGCCACCGTGAAAG AAGGTTTTCCAGAGTGGAAAGACCTCTGGTACACGGTGGACTTCAGTGCATCTCGTAAGGAGACCACCACACCACCATCCACAAGTGCAGGCGGCACACATCAG GAGAACATCAAGGACCACGAGACTAAAGATCTCAAGGCAAGGGCGGAGATTTTAGTCTTTGATTTGGTCCGTTTCTCCGGATGTGGTTATGTTTCTGCAGAATTCCG ATTTAAGGTAGGGCGAACATTGGTGGACTTTGCCCTGACCTCTGAGGAGGCATGTAGTCTCGTGAGGAAGACTTTGGACCGGGAGATGCTCCGTCTTCGTAAAGAAGAGAGTTCGCCCCAGAAATTGATTCACCTTTACAGGTTCATAAAGAG GTATCCCATGATATTTGTTGGCATGAAGTGCCAACTTTCTTCATGGGTCCTCGAGGATCTTTATGATTCAGACCTCTCTTCAGAGGATGAATCTGATGAGGTTGTACCTGCTGCTGCCCCTGCTCCTGCTGACCCTCCAGCAGTGATCCTTCCCTCTCCTCCTCCTGCACCTGCACCTGCTCCTGCTGACACTCCAGCAGTGGTCCTTGCCTCTCCTCCTCCTGCACCTGCACCTGCTCCTGCTGACCCTCCAGCAGTGATCCTTCCCTCTCCTCCTCCTGCACATGCTCCTGCTGACCCTCCAGCAGTGATCCTTCCCTCGcctcctcctgcacctgctcctGCTGACCCTCCACCAGTGCTCCTTCCCTCGCCACCTCCTGCTCCTGCTGACCCTCCAGCAGTGATCCTTCCCTCGCCACCTCCTGCTCCTGCTGACCCTCCAGCAGGGGTTCCACCCTCCCCTAGTGTGTCTCA accTTCACCTCCAGATGGATCGACTGCTCCGGTTGAGACGCCTCAGCCCCAGACGCCTCCATCCTCTCAG CAAACCAGTGCAGACAAGGTGGAGGATAAGAAGGTGGAGACTAGTTTACCATCTCC accTTCACCTCCTGATGGGTCAACCGCTCCGGTTGCACCTCCTCAGCCCCAAACGCCTCCATCCTCTCAGGTAGATTGTGAACATTATTAG
- the LOC129440509 gene encoding uncharacterized protein, whose translation MCRLSPPHRQASPPASPPQCRAPKRPPPPSQDEMKPTPPAQTPSSAQQNKADTAVADCSSVSQPSTNNSRPIRQVSPPASPRKRPAPKRPASLQDDPDEMEPTPKRPRLCNTDIKAQHSSPHGLLTDVTPPQAQLSPPHRQAPPPASPPQRRAVKRPASSQDDPDEMEPTPKRERLNGLSTEVTPPPAQTPSSSQQNKADAGEVECSSVSQLSPPQRHMPPPASCRRLWRPAPSSQDEMEPTPKRAKLNRLSAGVTPPPAQTPSSAQQNKADTAVADCSSVSQPSTNNSRPIRQVSPPASLPKRRALKRPAPSTSQEASEGMVSDAKRPRLDGLL comes from the exons atgtgtagACTTTCACCTCCTCACAGACAAGCGTCTCCTCCCGCCTCACCTCCACAGTGTCGCGCTCCTAAGCGTCCGCCTCCTCCGTCACAG GATGAGATGAAGCCGACGCCTCCGGCCCAGACACCATCGTCTGCTCAG caaaataAAGCAGACACTGCCGTGGCCGACTGTTCTTCAGTTTCTCA ACCTTCAACTAATAACAGTCGGCCAATCCGGCAAGTGTCTCCTCCCGCCTCTCCTCGTAAGCGTCCGGCTCCTAAGCGTCCGGCGTCTTTACAG GATGATCCGGATGAGATGGAGCCGACGCCAAAGAGGCCCAGGCTGTGCAATACCGATATTAAagctca acATTCATCTCCTCACGGGCTGTTGACTGATGTCACGCCACCTCAGGCCca ACTTTCACCTCCTCACAGACAAGCGCCTCCTCCCGCCTCACCTCCTCAGCGTCGTGCTGTCAAGCGTCCGGCGTCTTCACAG GATGATCCGGATGAGATGGAGCCGACGCCGAAGAGGGAGAGGCTAAATGGGCTGTCGACTGAGGTCACGCCTCCTCCGGCCCAGACGCCATCATCCTCTCAG caaaataAAGCAGACGCTGGGGAGGTCGAGTGCTCTTCTGTGTCTCA aCTTTCACCTCCTCAGAGACATATGCCTCCTCCCGCCTCTTGTCGCCGTCTTTGGCGTCCGGCTCCGTCTTCACAG GATGAGATGGAGCCGACGCCAAAGAGGGCCAAACTTAACAGGCTGTCGGCTGGTGTCACGCCTCCTCCGGCCCAGACGCCATCATCCGCTCAG caaaataAAGCAGACACTGCCGTGGCCGACTGTTCTTCAGTTTCTCA ACCTTCAACTAATAACAGTCGGCCAATCCGGCAAGTGTCTCCTCCCGCCTCTCTTCCTAAACGTCGTGCTCTTAAGCGTCCCGCTCCATCCACTTCACAG gAAGCATCTGAAGGCATGGTATCAGACGCCAAGAGACCCAGACTTGATgggttactttaa